Below is a window of Desmonostoc muscorum LEGE 12446 DNA.
AACTGCTGCAAGAATTCAAAGGACATCAAGGCTTTGTCTTAAGTGTGAGTTTCAGCCCGGACGGCAAAACCATCGCCACGGCATCAGCTGACAAGACAGCGCGGTTGTGGCCTGTGCAGAGTTTAGACCAATTGCTATTGCGGGGTTGCAATTGGCTGCATGATTATTTGCAGAATAACCCGAATTTGAGTCAGAGCGATCGCCATCTCTGCGACGATATCAAGTAAAAGCCAAGCGATCGCACTTTCTAGAATTATCTTAGCCGATGCCTACGGGGGTAAACTACGCTTTTTTTGCACAATTGTACACACTATAGATGAGATGTGTACAATAAAATTGCCGTGCAAAACAGAGCGAAAAATTATACATCGCCGGATTAATATCACCTTGCCAGATGAGACAATTGAACTAATCCATCGAGTCATTGAAAAAGGTGAT
It encodes the following:
- a CDS encoding ribbon-helix-helix domain-containing protein — protein: MPCKTERKIIHRRINITLPDETIELIHRVIEKGDRSRFINEAVQYYIAQKSLAILENS